The following are encoded together in the Bradyrhizobium sp. CCGUVB1N3 genome:
- a CDS encoding crotonase/enoyl-CoA hydratase family protein, translating to MTQGNAETAAAGPDALLKIERADRVLTVGLNRPAKRNALNDGIIHEIGDCFATLPDDIGAVVIHGIGDHFSSGLDLSELTDHDATGGLLHSQMWHRVFDRIQYSRVPVIAALKGAVIGGGLELACAAHIRVAEPSTYFALPEGQRGIFVGGGGSVRLPRLIGVARMMDMMLTGRVYPATEGASYGFAQYLTEEGGSLTKSLELAARIASNAPLTNFAVLQALPMIAEANPQAGLLMESLMATVAQSDKEAKRRIREFLEHKTAKVKPKS from the coding sequence ATGACACAGGGAAACGCCGAGACCGCAGCCGCGGGACCTGATGCGCTGCTCAAGATCGAGAGGGCGGACAGGGTCTTGACCGTGGGTCTGAACCGGCCGGCCAAGCGCAATGCGCTCAATGACGGCATCATTCACGAGATCGGCGACTGCTTTGCGACGCTGCCGGACGACATCGGCGCGGTCGTCATCCATGGCATCGGCGACCATTTCTCCTCCGGCCTTGACCTTTCCGAGCTGACCGACCATGACGCGACCGGCGGCCTTCTGCACTCCCAGATGTGGCATCGGGTGTTCGACCGCATCCAGTACAGCCGCGTCCCCGTGATCGCGGCGCTCAAGGGTGCGGTGATCGGCGGCGGACTGGAGCTGGCCTGCGCCGCGCACATCCGCGTCGCCGAGCCCTCGACCTATTTCGCGCTGCCGGAAGGCCAGCGCGGCATCTTCGTCGGTGGCGGCGGCTCGGTGCGGCTGCCGCGCCTGATCGGTGTCGCACGAATGATGGACATGATGCTGACGGGCCGCGTCTATCCCGCGACCGAAGGCGCCTCCTACGGCTTTGCGCAATATCTGACCGAGGAAGGTGGCTCGCTGACGAAGTCGCTCGAGCTCGCCGCGCGCATCGCCTCCAACGCGCCGCTGACGAATTTTGCCGTCCTCCAGGCGCTGCCGATGATCGCAGAGGCCAATCCGCAGGCCGGCCTGTTGATGGAATCGCTGATGGCGACGGTCGCCCAGAGCGACAAGGAAGCCAAGCGCCGGATCCGCGAGTTCCTCGAGCACAAGACCGCCAAGGTGAAGCCAAAGTCATGA
- a CDS encoding DUF3237 domain-containing protein, with amino-acid sequence MSTALVTKYVFTITARIGDVITAGETGIGVRRIIPIIGGEVHGAIEGKVLPFGADFQIIRPNELIDLEARYAFETDDGATVYVENKGIRFGPVELLQKLKRGEPVDPALIYFRTVPKFETGHEKYRWLMQHIFVASAARHADRVVIDVHQVM; translated from the coding sequence ATGAGCACTGCCCTCGTAACCAAATACGTCTTCACCATCACCGCGCGCATCGGCGATGTCATTACCGCCGGCGAGACCGGCATCGGTGTCCGCCGCATCATCCCGATCATCGGAGGCGAGGTGCATGGCGCGATCGAGGGCAAGGTCTTGCCGTTCGGTGCCGACTTCCAGATCATCCGCCCCAACGAGCTGATCGACCTGGAGGCCAGATACGCCTTCGAGACCGACGACGGCGCCACTGTCTATGTCGAGAACAAGGGCATCCGCTTCGGGCCCGTCGAGCTGCTGCAAAAACTCAAGCGCGGCGAGCCCGTCGATCCCGCGCTGATCTACTTCCGCACCGTGCCGAAGTTCGAGACCGGGCACGAGAAGTACCGCTGGCTGATGCAGCACATCTTCGTGGCCTCAGCCGCGCGCCACGCAGACCGCGTGGTGATCGACGTGCATCAGGTGATGTGA
- a CDS encoding TRAP transporter large permease codes for MSTDAVAVLGFVSLFLLMLLRVPVGMAMGLVGVSGFSYLVGATPALKLVGQTSMRTVTDYTFGVIPMFLLMGSFVSNSGMSRELFRAANGFVGHLRGGLGIATVGACGGFAAICGSSVATAATFSAVAYPEMRRFGYPQSFATGVIAAGGTLGAMLPPSTVLAVYGIITEQDIGKLFIAGIIPGLLAMTMYMITIGLIGYFRPDFLPKGKKLPWNERFAGLKDIWAPVLLFLFVIGGLYGLPFLPRFTPTEAGGVGATGAFIIGVLTGRLDREKILASLLQATRTAAAVFTVLIGALIFGYFLTVTQTPQKVTEFLTGLGLGSYGVLALIMVMYLVLGCLMDAMAMIILTVPIIFPVISHLGFDPIWFGVIIVMTVELGLIHPPVGMNVFVIKSVVKDVSFSTIFKGVIPFVATDLVRLVILIAFPLLATWLPTRMMAH; via the coding sequence ATGAGCACCGATGCCGTCGCCGTACTCGGCTTCGTTTCCTTATTTCTCCTGATGCTGCTGCGCGTGCCCGTCGGTATGGCCATGGGCCTCGTCGGCGTCTCCGGCTTCTCCTATCTCGTCGGCGCCACGCCGGCGCTGAAACTGGTCGGCCAGACCTCGATGCGAACGGTCACCGACTACACCTTTGGCGTGATCCCGATGTTCCTGCTGATGGGCTCCTTCGTCAGCAATTCGGGCATGAGCCGCGAGCTGTTCCGCGCTGCCAACGGGTTCGTCGGCCATTTGCGCGGCGGCCTCGGCATTGCAACCGTCGGCGCCTGCGGTGGCTTTGCCGCGATCTGCGGCTCCTCCGTCGCGACCGCTGCGACCTTCTCCGCCGTCGCCTATCCCGAGATGCGCCGCTTCGGCTATCCGCAATCCTTTGCCACCGGCGTGATCGCGGCCGGCGGCACGCTGGGTGCGATGCTGCCGCCGTCCACCGTGCTCGCGGTCTACGGCATCATCACCGAGCAGGACATCGGAAAGCTCTTCATCGCCGGCATCATCCCGGGCCTGCTCGCGATGACCATGTACATGATCACCATCGGCCTGATCGGATACTTCCGTCCGGACTTCTTGCCAAAGGGCAAGAAGCTGCCTTGGAACGAGCGCTTCGCGGGCCTCAAGGACATCTGGGCGCCGGTGCTGCTGTTCCTCTTCGTCATCGGCGGCCTCTACGGCCTGCCGTTCCTGCCGCGCTTCACGCCGACGGAAGCCGGCGGCGTCGGGGCCACCGGCGCCTTCATCATCGGCGTGCTTACCGGGCGGCTCGACCGCGAGAAGATTTTGGCCTCGCTCCTGCAGGCAACGCGTACCGCGGCCGCCGTGTTCACGGTGCTGATCGGCGCGCTGATCTTCGGCTATTTCCTGACGGTGACGCAGACCCCGCAGAAGGTGACGGAATTCCTCACCGGCCTCGGCCTCGGCTCTTACGGCGTGCTGGCGCTGATCATGGTGATGTATCTCGTGCTCGGCTGCCTGATGGACGCCATGGCGATGATCATCCTCACCGTGCCGATCATCTTCCCCGTGATCTCGCATCTTGGCTTCGATCCGATCTGGTTCGGCGTCATCATCGTTATGACGGTGGAGCTCGGCCTGATCCACCCGCCGGTCGGCATGAACGTCTTCGTCATCAAGAGCGTGGTGAAGGACGTCTCCTTCTCCACCATCTTCAAAGGCGTGATCCCGTTCGTGGCCACCGACCTGGTGCGTCTGGTGATCCTGATCGCCTTCCCGCTGCTGGCAACCTGGCTGCCGACCCGGATGATGGCGCATTAG
- a CDS encoding TRAP transporter small permease, with translation MKRAWMDRFIDTIEWIAAGFVGLVALDIFVSVLLRNTLNYAIPDSFDIGRMLLGILIFWGIAATSYRGTHITVDLIWANSSPRYQRWIDVFATLVLLFVVTVQTWTLFDKVRGTYNDNVQTFDMHMPTWPFFAIAWIGDVSAVLLIAIRTYRLIFHPEEMHDPKLKATE, from the coding sequence ATGAAGCGCGCCTGGATGGATCGCTTTATCGATACGATCGAATGGATCGCGGCCGGCTTCGTCGGCCTTGTCGCGCTCGACATCTTCGTTTCTGTCCTGCTGCGCAACACGCTGAACTATGCGATCCCCGATTCCTTCGACATCGGCCGCATGCTGCTCGGCATCCTGATCTTCTGGGGGATCGCCGCGACCTCCTATCGCGGCACGCACATCACCGTCGACCTGATCTGGGCCAATTCAAGCCCGCGCTATCAGCGCTGGATCGACGTGTTCGCAACGCTCGTGCTGCTGTTCGTCGTCACCGTGCAGACCTGGACGCTGTTCGACAAGGTGCGCGGCACCTACAACGACAATGTGCAGACCTTCGACATGCACATGCCGACCTGGCCGTTCTTCGCGATCGCCTGGATCGGCGACGTCTCCGCGGTGCTGCTGATCGCAATCCGCACCTACCGGCTGATCTTCCATCCCGAAGAAATGCACGATCCCAAGCTGAAGGCGACGGAGTAA
- a CDS encoding IS3 family transposase (programmed frameshift), with product MTKRSRRTHSPAFKAKVALAAVKGEKTLAELAQLFDVHPNQITTWKTQLLEGAAGVFGQDNGPAEAPVDLKALHAKIGELALENGFFVRRAHQGGPAERKAMIDRDHDLSVVRQAKVLNLARSTVYYEPRPVSAEDLVLMRRLDELHLDYPFAGARMLRSLLQREGMQIGRRHVATLMKRMGIEAIYRRPNTSKPAPGHKIYPYLLRGLKIERPNQVWAMDISYIPMRRGFVYLAAVVDVFSRRVLVHRVSITMETIFCVEALQEALAKHGRPEIFNTDQGSQFTSLDFTGVLLDANIAISMDGKGAWRDNVFVERLWRTVKYEEVYLRAYDSVLEARASISKYLAFYNRGRPHSSLDERTPDEAYFGAQTMVTAA from the exons ATGACGAAGAGGAGTCGCCGGACGCATTCTCCGGCATTCAAGGCAAAGGTGGCTTTGGCGGCCGTGAAGGGGGAGAAGACGTTGGCCGAGCTGGCGCAATTGTTTGATGTCCATCCGAACCAGATCACGACCTGGAAGACCCAACTCCTGGAAGGCGCCGCCGGAGTGTTTGGGCAGGACAACGGACCGGCCGAGGCGCCGGTCGATTTGAAGGCGTTACATGCCAAGATCGGCGAGCTTGCGTTGGAGAACG GATTTTTTGTCCGGCGCGCTCACCAAGGCGGGCCTGCTGAGCGCAAAGCGATGATCGACCGCGACCATGATCTGTCTGTCGTGCGCCAGGCGAAGGTCCTGAACCTTGCCCGCAGTACGGTTTACTATGAACCTCGGCCGGTTTCGGCCGAGGACCTTGTCTTGATGCGCCGGCTCGATGAGCTGCACCTCGATTATCCCTTCGCAGGGGCGCGCATGCTGCGATCGCTGTTGCAGCGTGAGGGCATGCAGATTGGCCGCCGCCACGTCGCGACGCTGATGAAGCGCATGGGGATCGAGGCGATCTATCGCCGTCCGAACACGAGCAAGCCCGCACCGGGCCACAAGATCTACCCGTACCTATTGCGCGGATTGAAGATCGAGCGGCCGAACCAGGTCTGGGCAATGGACATCAGCTACATTCCGATGCGACGTGGATTCGTCTACCTCGCGGCGGTCGTCGATGTGTTCAGCCGACGGGTGTTGGTCCATCGCGTATCGATCACGATGGAGACGATATTCTGCGTCGAAGCGCTCCAGGAGGCGTTGGCGAAGCACGGCAGGCCCGAGATCTTCAACACGGATCAGGGTAGCCAGTTCACCAGCCTCGACTTCACCGGCGTGCTGCTGGACGCGAACATCGCCATCAGCATGGACGGCAAGGGTGCCTGGCGCGACAACGTGTTCGTCGAGCGGCTGTGGCGCACTGTCAAATACGAGGAAGTCTATCTGCGTGCTTACGACAGCGTGCTCGAGGCGCGAGCATCGATTTCCAAATATCTGGCGTTCTACAACCGAGGACGTCCTCACTCGAGCCTTGACGAACGCACGCCCGACGAGGCTTACTTCGGCGCGCAAACGATGGTGACGGCCGCATGA
- the pobA gene encoding 4-hydroxybenzoate 3-monooxygenase produces the protein MRTKVAIIGAGPAGLLLGQLLHSYGIDNVILERQRPDYVLGRIRAGLLEEGTVALLDEVGAGGRAHAEGLLHEGIELAFSGRRHRIDMKAATGKTVMIYGQTEVTLDLMNARKAAGLTSIYEAKDVQPHDFDGSHPRVTYIKDGVSHEVLCDFIAGCDGFHGVSRASIKPSAIEEFERVYPFGWLGILSDTPPVSHELIYSNHARGFALCTMRSTKRSRHYVQCSLDDHVDQWPDDRFWDELKRRLDQEAADSLVTGPSIEKSIAPLRSFVAEPMRFGRMFLCGDAAHIVPPTGAKGLNLAASDAHYLATALREYYDEKSSAGIDAYSTIALARVWKAVRFSWWMTSMLHKFPDTGTIGARIQLAELDYVTQSQAAMTSLSENYVGLPF, from the coding sequence TTGCGGACAAAAGTCGCAATCATCGGTGCTGGGCCGGCGGGACTGCTGCTTGGCCAATTGCTGCATAGTTACGGCATCGACAATGTCATTCTCGAGCGGCAGAGGCCGGACTACGTGCTCGGGCGCATCCGCGCCGGCCTTCTTGAAGAGGGAACTGTGGCGCTGCTCGACGAAGTCGGCGCGGGAGGGCGCGCGCATGCCGAGGGTCTCTTGCATGAGGGGATCGAGCTTGCCTTTTCCGGCCGCCGTCACCGCATCGACATGAAGGCTGCGACCGGCAAGACAGTCATGATCTACGGCCAGACCGAGGTGACGCTCGATTTGATGAATGCGCGGAAGGCGGCCGGGCTGACCTCGATCTATGAGGCCAAGGACGTGCAGCCGCATGATTTCGACGGCAGTCACCCGCGCGTAACCTACATCAAGGACGGTGTCAGCCACGAGGTTCTCTGCGACTTCATCGCCGGCTGCGATGGTTTCCACGGCGTCAGTCGCGCCAGCATCAAGCCATCCGCCATCGAGGAGTTCGAGCGGGTCTATCCGTTCGGCTGGCTCGGCATCCTCTCGGATACGCCGCCGGTCAGTCACGAGTTGATCTATTCCAACCACGCCCGCGGTTTTGCGCTCTGCACCATGCGCTCGACCAAACGCAGCCGGCATTACGTTCAGTGCTCGCTCGACGATCACGTCGACCAGTGGCCGGACGATCGCTTCTGGGACGAGTTGAAGCGCCGGCTCGACCAGGAGGCGGCCGACAGCCTCGTGACCGGCCCCTCGATCGAGAAGAGCATCGCGCCCTTGCGCAGCTTCGTCGCCGAGCCGATGCGCTTCGGCCGGATGTTCCTGTGCGGGGATGCCGCCCACATCGTGCCGCCGACCGGCGCCAAGGGGCTGAACCTTGCGGCGTCGGATGCGCATTACCTCGCAACCGCTCTCCGGGAATATTACGACGAGAAGTCGAGCGCGGGGATCGATGCCTATTCCACCATAGCGCTGGCGCGGGTCTGGAAGGCCGTGCGCTTCTCCTGGTGGATGACCTCGATGCTGCACAAATTCCCCGACACCGGCACCATCGGCGCGCGCATCCAGCTCGCCGAGCTCGACTACGTCACGCAGTCGCAGGCCGCGATGACCTCGCTGTCGGAGAATTACGTGGGGCTGCCGTTTTAG
- a CDS encoding PaaI family thioesterase: MTATAIPDGFEPHFRKSPLTDPWEPLYSKRTEKAVVVGLRLAKPHTNARGRIHGGLIAALADAAMGYSCAQATGWTTSFVTISLAVDYVGAAEIGQWCAVESEVIKTGSTICFAQCLIKADDAVIARANGTFRVVPKKE, encoded by the coding sequence ATGACCGCCACCGCCATCCCTGACGGCTTCGAGCCGCATTTCCGCAAGAGCCCGCTCACCGATCCCTGGGAGCCGCTTTATTCAAAGCGCACCGAGAAGGCCGTTGTCGTCGGATTGCGGCTGGCAAAGCCGCACACCAACGCGCGCGGACGCATTCACGGTGGTCTCATCGCAGCGCTGGCCGATGCCGCGATGGGCTATAGCTGCGCGCAGGCAACGGGCTGGACGACGTCGTTCGTGACGATCTCGCTCGCCGTTGATTATGTCGGCGCCGCCGAGATCGGCCAGTGGTGTGCGGTCGAGAGCGAGGTGATCAAGACCGGCAGCACGATCTGCTTCGCGCAATGCCTGATCAAGGCTGACGACGCCGTGATCGCGCGGGCCAACGGCACGTTCCGCGTGGTGCCGAAGAAGGAGTGA
- a CDS encoding LysR family transcriptional regulator, with product MDRLEAMHVFVTVAELRGFAPAARKLRLSPSAVTRMIASLEEHLGARLLQRTTRSVTLTDVGTRYLERARRILADVEEADGSAREERNRPSGRLVVSAPVGFGRLHVGPVMTAYLKRYPEVACELRLSDHLVNLVEDAVDAAVRIGHLADSSLVARQVGEMRRIVVASPGYLKRYGEPKTPEALLEHQTIQFGPTTDRRFLRDGREIEVTPSPRFISNSADAALQYAEAGGGVTRVLAYQAAEGLRRGRLKIVLAKFEQPALPIHIVYPTSRLLSAKVRAFIDLVVETTNWRLG from the coding sequence ATGGACCGGCTCGAGGCCATGCACGTCTTCGTCACCGTCGCCGAGCTGCGTGGCTTTGCGCCGGCGGCGCGCAAGCTGCGGCTGTCGCCGTCGGCGGTGACCCGCATGATCGCCTCGCTGGAAGAGCATCTCGGCGCGCGGCTGTTGCAGCGGACCACGCGCTCCGTGACTCTCACCGACGTCGGCACGCGCTATCTGGAGCGTGCGCGGCGGATCCTCGCCGATGTCGAGGAGGCGGACGGCTCGGCGCGGGAGGAGCGCAACCGGCCGAGCGGACGTCTCGTGGTGTCGGCACCGGTCGGGTTCGGCCGGCTCCATGTCGGGCCGGTCATGACCGCCTATCTCAAGCGCTATCCCGAAGTCGCCTGCGAACTCAGGCTGTCGGATCATCTCGTCAACCTCGTGGAGGACGCCGTCGATGCCGCGGTGCGGATCGGCCATCTCGCCGACTCGTCTCTGGTCGCGCGTCAGGTCGGCGAGATGCGGCGCATCGTCGTGGCCTCGCCCGGCTATCTGAAGCGGTACGGCGAACCGAAGACGCCGGAGGCCCTGCTCGAGCATCAGACCATCCAGTTCGGCCCGACGACCGATCGACGCTTTCTGCGCGACGGCCGCGAGATCGAGGTGACGCCATCTCCCCGCTTCATCAGCAACAGCGCCGATGCGGCCCTGCAATATGCCGAAGCCGGCGGCGGCGTGACGCGCGTGCTGGCCTATCAGGCCGCCGAGGGCTTGAGGCGCGGGCGCCTGAAAATCGTGCTGGCGAAATTCGAGCAGCCTGCCCTGCCCATCCACATCGTCTATCCGACCTCGCGGCTGCTCTCGGCCAAGGTGCGCGCGTTCATCGATCTCGTGGTGGAGACGACGAACTGGCGGCTTGGGTAG
- a CDS encoding pyridoxamine 5'-phosphate oxidase family protein, which translates to MPSAHAYASDVAFTPAVKSIQTRKGSREAYSHAEQRGWRTEVDENLAAFLADASSFYLATASADGQPYIQHRGGPKGFLKVLDKQTLAFADYAGNRQYLTQGNLSENPKAYIFVMDYAHRRRVKIWGEARVVEDDPALTQSLMPGGYKARPEQVIVFKIAAWDTNCPQHIPQKFDAADVASALAARDARIAELEAEVAALKGQAMAVG; encoded by the coding sequence ATGCCGTCCGCCCACGCCTACGCCAGTGACGTCGCTTTCACTCCGGCAGTCAAATCGATCCAGACCCGGAAGGGCTCGCGCGAGGCGTATTCCCACGCCGAGCAGCGTGGTTGGCGCACCGAGGTCGACGAAAATCTCGCGGCGTTCCTGGCCGATGCCAGTAGTTTCTATCTCGCCACGGCCTCAGCTGACGGCCAGCCCTATATCCAGCACCGCGGCGGCCCGAAGGGCTTTTTGAAGGTGCTGGACAAGCAGACGCTCGCCTTCGCCGACTACGCCGGGAACCGGCAGTATCTCACGCAAGGCAACCTCTCCGAAAATCCCAAGGCCTATATCTTCGTGATGGACTACGCCCATCGCCGCAGGGTGAAGATCTGGGGCGAAGCGCGCGTGGTTGAGGACGATCCAGCGCTGACGCAGTCACTGATGCCAGGAGGCTACAAGGCGCGCCCCGAGCAGGTCATCGTGTTCAAGATCGCGGCCTGGGACACCAACTGCCCGCAGCACATCCCGCAGAAATTCGACGCGGCGGACGTGGCGTCAGCGCTGGCGGCGCGGGATGCAAGGATTGCGGAGCTCGAAGCCGAGGTGGCGGCGCTGAAGGGGCAGGCGATGGCGGTGGGCTGA
- a CDS encoding ABC transporter ATP-binding protein translates to MSAMLSVTDAHVAYGKVEAVRSVSLEVGQDEIVTIVGANGAGKTTLLSAVMGILPLKGRVAFAGQDLARLDIEDRVAMGLGLVPEHRELFVTMNVEDNLELGAFRIEKSRAKSSIERVYALFPRLKERRKQLAGTLSGGEQQMLAMGRALMGEPKLLMLDEPSLGLAPIIVADIFRIVTELRASGVSVLLVEQNAQAALKIADKAYVMELGEFVLSGKASDIAANERVAASYLGFQHEGASAL, encoded by the coding sequence ATGAGCGCTATGTTGTCAGTCACCGACGCGCATGTCGCCTACGGCAAGGTCGAGGCGGTCCGCTCGGTTTCGCTCGAGGTCGGCCAAGACGAGATCGTCACCATCGTCGGCGCCAACGGCGCCGGCAAGACCACGCTGCTCTCGGCTGTCATGGGTATCCTGCCGCTGAAGGGCCGCGTCGCCTTTGCCGGGCAAGACCTCGCACGGCTCGACATCGAGGACCGCGTTGCGATGGGGCTGGGCCTCGTGCCGGAGCACCGCGAATTGTTCGTGACCATGAACGTCGAGGACAATCTGGAGTTAGGGGCCTTCCGCATCGAGAAGAGCAGGGCGAAGAGCTCGATCGAGCGCGTCTACGCGCTGTTCCCGCGACTGAAAGAGCGACGCAAGCAGCTCGCCGGCACGCTCTCCGGCGGCGAGCAGCAGATGCTCGCCATGGGCCGTGCGCTGATGGGAGAGCCGAAACTGCTGATGCTGGACGAGCCGAGCCTGGGCTTGGCGCCGATCATCGTCGCCGACATCTTCCGCATCGTCACCGAGCTGCGCGCCAGCGGCGTCTCGGTGCTGCTGGTCGAGCAGAACGCGCAGGCCGCGCTGAAGATCGCGGACAAGGCTTACGTGATGGAGCTCGGCGAGTTCGTGCTCAGCGGCAAGGCCAGCGACATCGCCGCCAACGAACGCGTCGCGGCGAGCTATCTCGGCTTCCAGCACGAAGGCGCCAGCGCGCTGTAG
- a CDS encoding ATP-binding cassette domain-containing protein: MNDRLPILVFAILMAAIPFIPGMPPFWIVLLDNIGLTALVAMGLVLLTGVGGLTSFGQAAFVGFGAYTTAVLSTAYGLSPWLTLPLSLLVSGLLAVLLGLVTVRLSGHYLPLGTLAWGLGLFYLFSKLEFLGRNDGISAIPPLSIGTFKMLSPGSIYYAIWVAVIVSALLTMNLLDSRTGRAIRALRRGHVAAEAFGVQTPRAKMLVFIHAAVLAGLSGWLYAHLQRAVNPTPFGAQAGIEYLFIAVVGGAGYVWGGVLGAAIVVVLKEVLQSYLPLILPGSGQVETIVFGIMLVALLQLAPGGVWPWLMSFLPQKAGGRKPDTSLTLPARVRAPGEASVLLQVEKARKQFGGVIAVNNVSFDVQAREIVALIGPNGAGKSTTFNLITGVLSATSGSISVLGKKVDRAPPQEIVKLGISRTFQHVKLVPDMTVLENVAIGAHLRGHSGPIASMLRLDRADEARLLAEAARQIERVGLGEQMHQLAGSLSLGQQRIVEIARALCVDPMLLLLDEPAAGLRHMEKQQLAKLLRDLRDGGMSVLLVEHDMGFVMNLADRIVVLDFGTKIAEGTPATIKTNPEVIKAYLGVAA; encoded by the coding sequence ATGAACGACCGGCTCCCCATTCTCGTCTTCGCGATTCTCATGGCGGCGATCCCGTTCATTCCCGGCATGCCGCCATTCTGGATCGTGCTCCTGGACAATATCGGCCTCACCGCGCTGGTCGCCATGGGCCTCGTGCTGCTGACCGGCGTCGGCGGCCTCACCTCGTTCGGACAGGCGGCCTTCGTCGGCTTCGGCGCCTACACCACTGCGGTGCTGTCGACGGCGTATGGCCTGTCGCCCTGGCTGACCTTGCCGCTCTCGCTGCTGGTCAGTGGCCTGCTCGCGGTGCTGCTCGGGCTGGTCACGGTCCGCCTGTCGGGCCACTATCTGCCGCTCGGCACGCTCGCCTGGGGGCTCGGACTGTTCTATCTCTTCAGCAAGCTCGAATTCTTGGGGAGAAACGACGGCATCTCCGCGATCCCCCCGCTGTCGATCGGCACGTTCAAAATGCTCTCACCCGGCTCGATCTATTACGCGATCTGGGTTGCGGTGATCGTCTCGGCGCTGCTCACCATGAACCTGCTGGATTCCCGCACCGGCCGCGCCATCCGCGCGCTCAGGCGTGGACATGTCGCTGCCGAAGCCTTTGGCGTGCAGACGCCGCGCGCAAAGATGCTGGTGTTCATTCATGCCGCGGTGCTCGCAGGTCTCTCCGGCTGGCTCTATGCGCATCTCCAGCGCGCGGTCAATCCGACGCCGTTCGGCGCGCAGGCCGGCATCGAGTATCTCTTCATCGCGGTGGTTGGCGGCGCCGGTTATGTCTGGGGCGGCGTGCTCGGCGCGGCGATCGTCGTTGTCCTGAAGGAAGTGCTGCAGAGCTATCTGCCGCTCATCCTGCCCGGCTCCGGACAGGTCGAGACCATCGTGTTCGGCATCATGCTGGTGGCGCTGCTGCAGCTTGCGCCCGGCGGCGTCTGGCCGTGGCTGATGTCGTTCCTGCCGCAGAAGGCTGGCGGCAGGAAGCCGGACACCTCGCTGACCCTGCCGGCGCGCGTCCGCGCGCCCGGCGAGGCAAGCGTGCTGCTCCAGGTCGAAAAAGCACGAAAACAGTTCGGCGGCGTGATCGCGGTGAACAATGTCTCCTTCGATGTGCAGGCCCGCGAGATCGTCGCGCTGATCGGTCCGAACGGCGCCGGAAAGAGCACGACGTTCAACCTGATCACCGGCGTGCTGTCGGCGACTTCGGGCTCGATCTCGGTGCTCGGCAAGAAGGTCGACAGGGCGCCGCCGCAGGAGATCGTCAAGCTCGGCATTTCCCGCACCTTCCAGCACGTGAAGCTGGTGCCCGACATGACCGTGCTGGAAAACGTCGCGATCGGCGCGCATCTGCGCGGCCACTCGGGACCGATTGCCTCGATGCTGCGGCTCGACCGCGCTGACGAGGCCCGGCTGCTGGCGGAAGCCGCGCGCCAGATCGAGCGCGTCGGCCTTGGCGAACAGATGCATCAGCTTGCAGGCTCGCTCTCGCTCGGACAGCAGCGCATCGTCGAGATCGCACGCGCGTTGTGCGTCGATCCGATGCTGCTGCTGCTCGACGAGCCGGCGGCCGGCCTACGCCACATGGAGAAGCAGCAGCTCGCAAAGCTGCTGCGCGACTTGCGCGACGGCGGCATGAGCGTCCTCCTGGTCGAGCACGACATGGGCTTCGTGATGAATCTCGCCGACCGCATCGTGGTGCTCGATTTCGGCACCAAGATCGCGGAAGGCACGCCCGCCACGATCAAGACCAATCCCGAAGTGATCAAGGCCTATCTCGGAGTGGCGGCATGA